ATCGGAAAAgaattcttttccttttcctttacGTGAAAAGGTTCTGTTCACAAAATTCGTAATACAATCAACTCACGAGCAACCCTAAAGATTACGGAAATCTGCGTTCAGGTGTCCGGGTGTCTCGAAAGGGAACCATCGGAAACCGGCAAGTTCTAAGGTTCGTGGTTCTGCAACGATCAGTTGTACTAACGATCGAATTATCTTTTCAGTTATCACTGCAAGATCTCGTGCAATCAAGAGTACGGATAGCCCTGATAATAGCTACCAAAGTGAACGAACAGATTGCACCAAATCGGGTCAACTCACACCCGGAACATCCGTATCCGAGCAGTAAGTATCTTCCATCGAAGAAGTTAAACTCGCGGGACAGAATATCGACAAATAGAAATCACTTATGTTCACCGTCTTTGAATTTTATACggaactagctgccccgacagacttcgtactgtctttgatcggtcgtgggtttatcgtaaacaggaactttaaaatttcagtagatataattttatctattccataatttggtagtattcgatttatcaatgaaccaaatcaatagctaggtccgttagtgatgttgaaaatagagatgcgacgtgcttgtaaatatgagctggaaagttaacatgatgtttgagttttaaggctttgcctttcgggctaaatgacgtcatttggaacaacgaattatattttcccaagtatttttaaaataaggttgactttagtattcggcttgcacatagctcgttaagttcaaatgctgtgtatttaacggcattagaatacgacacacttgatccatttttccggtagtcagcttacgatgatttaaatagtcacatggtagatcataactaaaagcaccgcacttcaaattaactcaaacgtcgatcgatcagatcgagggtctttcttttctctcggacattctcggtgatcattccaatcgcatgttgttcttgatagataggatatgttggtattgctttctattactattcggttactgctgctttatatgtttgtgcatgcaattccgatcgtttaccattcataatccgatacgttgaaaatcgtcaatgataagaggcacgtaaatcaatagtcgaaaattaatataattcttgatcaattcaaatatttcgcaactgaataagtttttgttattgtttcatgtaaattgatttgtgaaaattaaagcaacttcttaattaactcatgacttaactaaacttaagaaattgttaagaaaatttaaaccaacaatagacataccaataaaaaatggtaacgatttgtaGCATtaccggtcccatggttatcattccaccctagccgggctccctctctctctctctctctctctctctctctctctctctctctctctctctcgttcttatCCTTAACATCtgttggtctcatttttaaaattattattcatgaattaaacgcaactatctaaccttctcacccctcactctgctctgcaagatgcacggaatggagggtggtgatggtggataggtgaaagaagcaagtaaaagagtattaagtgaatccaatcgatttagagaccatcaaaacctaagaaacgatacccatattgccctagaaCTTATTTTagggattggggttgtatggaggcacccccctcccctcgtccgatatgaaccaaattttgtcccatagtttctcagatgaccatcaacaattgtgcaagttttaatggcattcggttcataacttgcggagtaatgaatgtttttaacaatcaagtgttagagaagggcatgaaggaaggtagcggggggtttctaaccatgcctatagcactcaccggccccaaaaacccccaaataccaaatttggagacaatcggtccagtagtttcggagtctataccggacatccggacagacacattcatttttatatatatagattatatatatagatatggTTGCGAATTTTTCGAAAAGAATTGCTCTTTTGGATGGAATAGCAAAGGGCTGGGAAATATCCTTTTTATATATGTCCTTGAAGAACCATGGATAGAAAAATCGCTTCATATAAGGCTGGTTGAAGTAGctttgaaaagaaagaatatgGTTTGAAAAAAAGACTAATCTCTGGAAAGGGTGATTTGATTAAGGATATTATCTGCATTCTCatttgtaaatatttacaTGCctcatttctttattttagaTAAAACAATTAGCCCGTTGTGTCTAGCAGCATGTGAGCAAAGTGACCAGTTGATCGAGATCGAACTTCTAAATTTAACGACGATTAGAAAATCCCCAACATATACAGAACATTTGGACATATGGTATCATCATCCGGTACTTCAAACTGGAAGGAAGCTGGATTCAATAGCCGTACTGGAATAAATCCTAACCGACAAAGAAATAACGATCATCATGTTCCGCGTGTGGCTGTTTACGCttgctttttgtttgattCTTGGCCTCTCGGCGGAAAAAGAGGCCGATAAGGTCATCGATCCAAAATGGATTAAACCCGGAGCACTGGACCGGTGgacgcagaagcagcacaTGCGCGAGCAAACGGACAACGCGTGCGATTCGGTGCCACCGTTGGAATGTCCAAAATGCCCTCCGGTAGAGGCCAATTCTGCAGAGTGCAAACCGACGGATGAAGAACAACAGCTGGCCCTGGTTTTCTACCGCAAACTAGTAAAAACGCTGTTCGCCAGCAATATTTTACAGCTCGATCCTAGTGGAAGCTACTACGAAAATGAACTAACGCTCAAAATAACGCCGAGGCAACTGAACAAGTTAACTGACGACCTAGATGCGCCCCGCACTATCGACGCGATTGTGTCGGAAATCTTTGAACAATCGGCCAGCATACGGCGACGAATTCTGCAGAAGGAGAACCGCTGCGAACGATTGTACGTTTTCTTGCAGGGCATCATGGAATCGGTGTTTCTGCAAGCGGTGCTGCCGATATTGCTGGTCATTGCCGGATGCTGTGTTCTACGTGTAGTATCAAGTTTTACACGCATtcatcctttccttcttttcctgttGCTTATCCTCTGCTTTACCGTAACCAACAAATGGCGCGAATGTAACGCAAAGCTACAAAAGCAAGTGTTGGAAGACATGCACCGGGGCATTTCCACCGAGGCTGCGTCAACGATGTGCGATCCACTGCAGGTTTTAGTAGAATCCTCCGTGACCGTTCAAGCCACTTACTTTAAGGCGTTGTTCAAAGAATTTCTTCACACGTACAACGAGAGTACCAAGGGCCTTGGATTTTGGCATAGCATGTTAATAGGTGCGCTACTTTTGGGTTTCGCGTACATACTGGTATCGACAATCCTTCAGGTCGGCATCCACAGTGGTTTTCAGGTCGCCGGCAACATCGTGATCGCGGGACTGTTTGGACCTCGAACTAATGCTGCCATCGaaaaccaaccgatcgattacaacaaccaacaaccacaaatCGCGAATCCACCGCAAATGCCTGCGTTGAACATCAACATTCAGCTCGGTGATGCAGTAGCCAGTGCCCGGCAGTCGAGAACCGAACTGCTACGCGAGGAAAGCGAACGTATTGAAGAAATTGTAGATGAGCCTACGGTGGAAGCCATTGAGTCAGGGCATGATACAGAACGGGAATCGAATGCCAAAGATGCATGCGAAGAGAAACCGGGTGCCTCGATCGAGGTAAGCCCAGAAGCCATCATTGTAACGAAGGTCAACGATGATTCTAAAACGAATAGCCATCCAGATGGAAGAGAAACATGAAGAACTTCTAAACTTTTGTGCAGCCTTGTTGCAGTATTTTTCGTAATCGTGATTCCTGTTTGcatatttgtttgcatttcacagTTTGTACATTTGTATGTTGTAATAAAGTGTAAAATTTTGTAACAAATTAAACCAAAATCTTGTAATACTGTATAAAAAGCTGGTTTGGTTTATTGATCCCAAGATATTAAAATATCGAAAATTTTAATTGTAAAAATGCTTAAAAGTACTCTGAAAAATATTCTGTCTATGCTCGCTAGgccttccctctttttcttatcgccatcgtcgtcgacgttatATCACAAGCCACAGTAGTACGGGTTTCCACTGATATTGCTACTTCATCAGTTCAATGCGGTCAGTGATAGATAGCGAAACTGTAGCATAGCTGTCGGTGGCCATCGTGGAGCTTCCTGCGACCCCTCTGCTATGTATAGAACGTGGGTTAATCAAACGGAACTGCGGCTCGTCTCCGCAAATCGAGATCAATGTAGGAAACATTGGCGATTGAGCGTCGTACAATGATGGGCCGGCGGAAATCATTTCAGACGCCATCGTAGAACATAATGTGGCGTTGCCTGAGAAATCTGTTAACAAAGGATTCAATAACTATTAGCCTACTTGCTTCAATCTAACTGTTGGCAAACTTACCACTGTCGATGAGATCATTGGACGGTAGATGAACCACTTTGGGTGGCGCATCAAAAGCACAATCCAACGCGTGCGGTTGCGGCAGATCACACTGGAAAAGGTCAGCATCGTTGTCACTAAGCAGTTGCCAACCATTTGGATCGATTATGCTAAGCTTCGTTTCGTCCGAAGGCATACATTGGAAAATGTCTTCGAATTCTCCGGCGAGTGGTTGTATCAGATCGTCCTTACAAACTAGATTGAGATCAATGTTGGAGCTTTCGCTGACGTACGGCAAGGACTCCTCCTTCAGCACATCCGCTAGCggaggtggcggtgccggGGTCTTCGGGGTGCAtcgttttcgtgttttctgtGGCGTAGCGGGTTTGGTGACATCTCCCTTCCGCTCCGTTTCGATTTCCGGGCTCTTTTTCTTCGTCATAAACTTCGGTACACTGTCGAGCTTCTCTCCAGTGCGATGATCTACCTTATGACGACGCCGGATATGCTTCAACCAGTTGGGGAAGTTAGTAAAATCGCGCGTACAGTAATTGCACTTGTACGGTCTCAATCCCGAATGAATGTTACTGTGCTGGCGAAGCTTTGAGCTGCTCAGAAACCCTTTGTTACATTCGCCACACACAAATGGCCGTTCCGTGGTGTGTACGGCCGAATGTACCTTTAGGCAGCGTTCCGTTTTGTAGCACTTGCCACAGAGCTCACACCGGTAGGGTCGTTCCTCCGAGTGATGATTGAGGTGGCGCTGCAGGTGTGCCTTTTCGCAAAACGATTTCTTACACTGCTCGCACTGGTACGGGCGCAAACCGATGTGGGTTTTGCGGTGCTGCACCAGATTTATCTTCTGCACAAACGTTCTGCCACATTCACCGCACGCAAACGCCGGCGTATCCGAATGTATCTTGCGGTGCGAGTAGATGCTACCAGCCGAGAGGTACCTAGGAGTGCGAAATAATGATTTATTAGTTTTAGAGCAACCAAATCGGCGTTATCTAGTGGAATTAACTTACTTTCCACAATCTGGACACTCTACTAGCGGTTTCGGGACGGGGTGTGCTTTGCGCGTGTGTTCCTTCAGTTCGTTCTGTGTTTGGAACGATGCCTCACACTTTGGGCAGGATATTGGCTGCAATTTCCGCTCAGCATCTCGCTCTTCTGCTGCGAGACCCGTGGCGATATGTCTGTTCTGATGTCGGACCAAGTCGGACTTTTGATGAAACGTTTTAAAACACTCCTGGCAGGAGTAGCGCTGGTTGGCACTGTTAATGTGCCGGTAACTGTGCAGCTGGTAGGCCCGGTATTGCCCCATGCGCTTACCACAAACCGTACAACAGTAGACAGGTTCTTGTTGATAGCTCGCTCGATAGTGCGCTTCGTAAGCGGATCGAGATACAAATATTTTCTCACAATTGCAGCAGTTGATCGTGATTGTGTGCGACTTTTTCTTCGCAAGTTCAGTTCCGGTTGACTTCCGGCTGCACAGTTCCTCCGGCATCAGTTCCCCCTCTACCACCGCCTGTCGTAGGGCTGTACCGCTAGCATCAAAGTACTTCGTGGGGGAAGGATTCTGAGGTTCCATCACCAGTATCAAAGCATTGTTGGCTGCTGTTTGAATGAAAGGAAATTTCAGTAACGGGGGCTAACGTTTTGGATAATCGTAAAGTGTTTACCTCTCTTATTCTGatgttgcttgctgctgcttgccggcGCATCGAAGCGTTGAACAGCAGGCACATCGTTATCGGTATTTTCTGACTCCCGCTTCACGATTTCATGCCCGGCTTCCATCTCCGcggaagaaggtggtggaaaattgattggaaatggaaaatgggaaatgcgCGTTGCGCGCCCACCATTCAAAACAAACCGGAGAAAACACGAAACGTCAGAATTTGTTTACGAGCGTTTCGGGCGAATTCTAAAACGAACCAGCGGCGTAATTTTTACTGCCTCACTTGCAAAAATTCACTTTTCGGCAGCTTATAAATCACGAAAACAACAGTTTAAGCTGGAAATTCAACACAACGCAGAGAAAATTTTTACGCTGAacgccatttttgttttttccgcCATGCCAGCCAACAGACGCAGCACGATGCTGTCAGTCATAAACTATtgctgtctccctctctcctgaTACATTTTTCTCGTCCTGTCTCcctttctcacacacagatTGAACCCCTTTATAATCCTCCTTATTAAGCGATTTTGTTTGAGAGAAACTGACAGCATTATGCTGTCTGTTGGCTGgatttcatcgattttcatTGCTCGATTTTTTCTCGAACCgtcaaaaaagcaacaacaaaattaCGGGGGGTCGTGGGTTGATTTGCTGGCATCTGGAATCGCAGAAAATCGAAGGGAAACTGCAAAAAAGGATCCGGATTAGCAGCGTTTTAATCGTGCGTGAAAAAGCAGCCTAAACGGGCGGAAAAGTGCGAAGTCCTGTGAAAACAACCATTCCCGAGCGAGATACAGCAAAGGCGaaacttttttgtttcaagGTCGCACCGTGATGTCTAGTCAAATTCCTCCACTGGTTTGTCACACACCTCCACCGATAGATTTCGATctggaggatgaggaggaggaggaggaagaggacgacgatgattacGCTCCGGACATtcccgacgatgacgatttcGGGGATTTCGCCACGGTTCCAGTGCAGGAGTCTCCACTCCCCACAGAGGTTGTGATAGAGAgtagagaaagggaagaaaagacTGCGCCGCCTCCGCATAACAGCGCAGCTACTCCAACGGCGGAAACCATCACCAACCGTGCAGAGCAAACccggaacgacgacaacgacgaagacgacgacgaggatagGATTCCGTCACTTGTGCTCTCGCCAAATCGAACCCCGTGCAACGAGCAAGACGCAGATGTGGATAATGGAGACGTGGAAGATATCGATTTTCAGCCGTTTGCAAGCTCCACACAACAGCCCGAACCACCTCCGGAAGACTGCATTAGTTTGCCCTCGCTGCACCTTGACACCGAGCTGTCGAaatcggacgacgacgataacgtTCCCGTGCCACTGCAGCTTTCCGCCTCCGGTTCGGCTATTGATACGGAGATTGACTTGCCAGCGGAggccgcagccgctgccgc
The sequence above is a segment of the Anopheles darlingi chromosome 2, idAnoDarlMG_H_01, whole genome shotgun sequence genome. Coding sequences within it:
- the LOC125948551 gene encoding zinc finger protein 3 homolog isoform X1, whose product is MEAGHEIVKRESENTDNDVPAVQRFDAPASSSKQHQNKRAANNALILVMEPQNPSPTKYFDASGTALRQAVVEGELMPEELCSRKSTGTELAKKKSHTITINCCNCEKIFVSRSAYEAHYRASYQQEPVYCCTVCGKRMGQYRAYQLHSYRHINSANQRYSCQECFKTFHQKSDLVRHQNRHIATGLAAEERDAERKLQPISCPKCEASFQTQNELKEHTRKAHPVPKPLVECPDCGKYLSAGSIYSHRKIHSDTPAFACGECGRTFVQKINLVQHRKTHIGLRPYQCEQCKKSFCEKAHLQRHLNHHSEERPYRCELCGKCYKTERCLKVHSAVHTTERPFVCGECNKGFLSSSKLRQHSNIHSGLRPYKCNYCTRDFTNFPNWLKHIRRRHKVDHRTGEKLDSVPKFMTKKKSPEIETERKGDVTKPATPQKTRKRCTPKTPAPPPPLADVLKEESLPYVSESSNIDLNLVCKDDLIQPLAGEFEDIFQCMPSDETKLSIIDPNGWQLLSDNDADLFQCDLPQPHALDCAFDAPPKVVHLPSNDLIDSDFSGNATLCSTMASEMISAGPSLYDAQSPMFPTLISICGDEPQFRLINPRSIHSRGVAGSSTMATDSYATVSLSITDRIELMK
- the LOC125948551 gene encoding zinc finger protein 3 homolog isoform X2 — protein: MEAGHEIVKRESENTDNDVPAVQRFDAPASSSKQHQNKRANNALILVMEPQNPSPTKYFDASGTALRQAVVEGELMPEELCSRKSTGTELAKKKSHTITINCCNCEKIFVSRSAYEAHYRASYQQEPVYCCTVCGKRMGQYRAYQLHSYRHINSANQRYSCQECFKTFHQKSDLVRHQNRHIATGLAAEERDAERKLQPISCPKCEASFQTQNELKEHTRKAHPVPKPLVECPDCGKYLSAGSIYSHRKIHSDTPAFACGECGRTFVQKINLVQHRKTHIGLRPYQCEQCKKSFCEKAHLQRHLNHHSEERPYRCELCGKCYKTERCLKVHSAVHTTERPFVCGECNKGFLSSSKLRQHSNIHSGLRPYKCNYCTRDFTNFPNWLKHIRRRHKVDHRTGEKLDSVPKFMTKKKSPEIETERKGDVTKPATPQKTRKRCTPKTPAPPPPLADVLKEESLPYVSESSNIDLNLVCKDDLIQPLAGEFEDIFQCMPSDETKLSIIDPNGWQLLSDNDADLFQCDLPQPHALDCAFDAPPKVVHLPSNDLIDSDFSGNATLCSTMASEMISAGPSLYDAQSPMFPTLISICGDEPQFRLINPRSIHSRGVAGSSTMATDSYATVSLSITDRIELMK
- the LOC125948578 gene encoding uncharacterized protein LOC125948578, with protein sequence MFRVWLFTLAFCLILGLSAEKEADKVIDPKWIKPGALDRWTQKQHMREQTDNACDSVPPLECPKCPPVEANSAECKPTDEEQQLALVFYRKLVKTLFASNILQLDPSGSYYENELTLKITPRQLNKLTDDLDAPRTIDAIVSEIFEQSASIRRRILQKENRCERLYVFLQGIMESVFLQAVLPILLVIAGCCVLRVVSSFTRIHPFLLFLLLILCFTVTNKWRECNAKLQKQVLEDMHRGISTEAASTMCDPLQVLVESSVTVQATYFKALFKEFLHTYNESTKGLGFWHSMLIGALLLGFAYILVSTILQVGIHSGFQVAGNIVIAGLFGPRTNAAIENQPIDYNNQQPQIANPPQMPALNINIQLGDAVASARQSRTELLREESERIEEIVDEPTVEAIESGHDTERESNAKDACEEKPGASIEVSPEAIIVTKVNDDSKTNSHPDGRET